The following are from one region of the Oncorhynchus nerka isolate Pitt River linkage group LG8, Oner_Uvic_2.0, whole genome shotgun sequence genome:
- the vgf gene encoding neurosecretory protein VGF, which translates to MMWSHFATSALILLVVLLRLTLTLPLTASVATETHSPGDSHAASPLGLRPTEGENEGRKGGLPQRERAEEEDELFGGMDPKTLAAVLLEAMNKPHGERRNGVEDGRKEKERGKEENERERQEEEKGEEVRAASDEEGADRDRDGREELELVMAAAAAQGKEERERNEEEEEERKRAQEEEERLTEKVTSHTTSQTIPGKEKRPPAEGERGEEVGVKEMGAREDAQQGPPTSQETQQEEEEEQLSPDELQNLQSVLEELQNYNTANKREREAQEQRGRESRAYSQDDTDQALIHNQIKLKAKGYPRAMSKKLKWQEEMQKALNMPTYRGGNFMDDFDNLARPAAEEDDEEMLSPEEEERRAKEEQEEVRRQAMEAQRAKAEEEKLADIASDMLLQYMVKQDKGKYQNKKTLLSNAAEDKRSDEEVVSEDDDIDPQTIDKLIEISSKLHLPADDVVDIISDVEKKKKKDAPETLPWQRPQQRPLVYPAAKAIDAQPSHPRYPTLKQPLPAINPLKAWFKDKSSIKPSKQDLWIKPQQSFRTSSNYPTYPFYQQKPYRGYYPIYFPPPKPKPLFYAKPSYMLNDLLSNSLDYDFDFPPKRRYRPWVQPRPRKPPAALRRNLYYPNYSNYPNYLLPPHPRTYNPLPVPVPMPKPRSSPPRGQVQPRHRHGYYYQAPSAPLVTRDQDYYGMQGIGMGPQQQDSNEDLENYIQQVFMKPRPRMFQ; encoded by the coding sequence atgatgtggTCCCACTTCGCCACAAGTGCCCTTATCCTACTGGTTGTCCTGTTGAGACTCACCCTAACCCTCCCGCTCACCGCCTCCGTGGCGACCGAGACACACAGCCCCGGCGACAGCCATGCTGCTTCCCCTCTTGGACTTAGGCCAACCGAGGGAGAGAATGAAGGGAGGAAGGGCGGacttccacagagagagagagcagaagaggaggacgagctTTTTGGAGGCATGGACCCCAAAACATTAGCAGCCGTTCTGCTGGAGGCGATGAATAAGCCACACGGGGAAAGGAGGAACGGTGTGGAGGATGGGCgcaaggaaaaggagagaggaaaagaggagaatgagagagagaggcaggaggaggagaagggagaggaggtgagagccgCATCGGATGAGGAGGGAGCAGACCGAGACAGGGATGGTCGCGAGGAGCTTGAGCTGGTGATGGCGGCCGCTGCGGCGCAGGGcaaggaggagcgagagaggaatgaggaggaggaggaggagaggaagagagcacaggaggaggaggaaagactaACAGAGAAAGTGACTAGCCACACCACCAGCCAGACGATTCCTGGAAAGGAGAAACGACCTCCGgcagaaggagaaagaggggaggaggtgggagtGAAGGAAATGGGGGCCAGAGAAGATGCGCAGCAGGGACCACCCACCTCACAGGAGACCCagcaagaggaggaagaggagcaacTAAGTCCAGATGAATTGCAGAACCTCCAGAGCGTGTTGGAGGAACTGCAGAACTACAACACAGctaacaagagagagagggaggcccaggagcagagagggagagagagcagggcctACAGCCAAGACGACACAGACCAAGCCCTGATCCACAACCAGATAAAACTCAAAGCTAAAGGATACCCCCGAGCCATGTCGAAGAAGCTCAAATGGCAAGAGGAGATGCAGAAAGCCCTGAACATGCCCACTTATAGAGGAGGCAACTTCATGGACGACTTTGACAATCTGGCTCGACCGGCGgctgaggaggatgatgaggaaaTGCTGAGCcccgaggaggaagagaggagggcaaaggaggagcaggaggaggtcaGGAGGCAGGCGATGGAAGCTCAGAGGGCCAAAGCCGAAGAGGAGAAGTTGGCGGACATAGCCTCGGACATGCTCCTGCAGTACATGGTCAAACAGGACAAAGGAAAGTACCAGAACAAGAAGACCCTGCTGTCCAACGCAGCGGAGGACAAGCGCTCTGACGAGGAGGTCGTCAGCGAGGACGATGATATTGATCCTCAGACCATTGATAAGCTCATCGAGATCTCCAGTAAGCTCCACCTCCCCGCGGACGACGTCGTTGACATCATCAGCGACgttgagaagaagaagaagaaagacgcTCCTGAGACATTGCCCTGGCAACGACCCCAGCAAAGACCCCTGGTTTACCCAGCAGCCAAAGCCATCGATGCCCAGCCTTCACACCCCCGATACCCCACCCTGAAGCAGCCTCTCCCGGCCATCAATCCCCTCAAGGCCTGGTTCAAGGACAAATCTTCCATCAAACCCTCAAAACAAGACCTCTGGATCAAACCTCAACAGTCCTTTCGGACTTCCTCCAACTATCCTACGTATCCCTTCTACCAACAGAAGCCCTATCGAGGCTACTACCCAATTTACTTCCCCCCTCCCAAGCCCAAGCCCCTGTTCTATGCCAAGCCTTCCTACATGCTCAACGACCTCCTGTCGAATTCTCTGGACTACGACTTTGATTTCCCCCCCAAGAGGAGGTACCGTCCCTGGGTACAGCCCCGCCCGAGGAAGCCCCCCGCTGCACTTCGGCGGAACCTCTACTACCCAAATTACTCCAACTATCCCAACTACCTCCTCCCCCCACACCCCAGGACATACAACCCCCTACCCGTCCCCGTCCCCATGCCTAAACCTCGCTCGTCCCCACCCAGGGGTCAGGTTCAGCCTCGCCATCGACATGGTTACTATTACCAAGCGCCCTCAGCACCTTTGGTGACCCGGGACCAAGATTACTATGGGATGCAGGGGATAGGGATGGGGCCGCAGCAGCAAGATAGCAATGAAGACCTGGAGAACTACATTCAACAGGTCTTTATGAAACCCAGGCCTAGGATGTTTCAGtga